A single region of the Vespula pensylvanica isolate Volc-1 chromosome 8, ASM1446617v1, whole genome shotgun sequence genome encodes:
- the LOC122631053 gene encoding uncharacterized protein LOC122631053, translating to MAATDGQIVVAAARWAEEATYLREFVTKYRLPAVIKITKGQYGGLGVPTLPAPSLQSTALLLSAGRRRKIVAQAVKIKEGRRVVGIGPRLAIPDSYAGYFEILSEEGRAVRGIESVNELSRRCPEEGALVRETVRGIACRVDDESGIVVPEGTRTLAAGETIVTAGEVALPGRGRFLRCVDCRGESILLSMEQRGRFSALAREDNISGVHTAKALLSKRLPLTVRLVHGQPPRGLKSSSQFVPELRLLSTFEEEHVFALPLQREGAAVALPLAAPLKLVKARNEEALRLMQEFTRLIERASRLVADVADRAHVLDGRLGESKPSRQTRSASGFLRRSSANSENAPLGHHRNNNGSHHHHHHHYHSSGHQTSSGHVGYRDENRVPPSSCTEDYDEIDQIYDYVRGFAPLPKSVRSPYESPLSPGQSSSPPLTPVTVTIAPLLDDRPEPPPIETIPTKKIQAEKRTRRAVKEAPQPKLEKPPLAKLYVKNSGTQRGRPLMRQKSASPLKETPPGYKGGSPLFNIRYKSLTNLQQAMELDGTLDSSHSGGRTSGDSGAGAKLPEKRSRRLSRPRSLTNLVWELRGGSGLGCTRPETPPPATTAPLPPTKCGPRLAVTVVAPRRVGTLYL from the exons ATGGCTGCAACCGACGGTCAAATTGTCGTGGCGGCCGCACGTTGGGCCGAGGAAGCGACATATTTGCGAGAATTTGTCACTAAATATCGTCTGCCAGCTGTGATCAAGATCACAAAGGGTCAATATGGTGGTCTTGGTGTACCAACATTACCAGCCCCGAGTCTTCAAAGTACGGCGTTGCTTTTGTCGGCTGGCCGTAGACGCAAAATCGTTGCTCAGGCTGTTAAAATCAAGGAAGGACGCAGAGTCGTTGGGATCGGGCCAAGATTAGCTATCCCGGACTCCTATGCCGGATATTTTGAGATTTTGAGCGAGGAAGGTCGAGCG GTCCGTGGAATCGAGTCTGTGAACGAGCTCTCTCGAAGATGCCCGGAAGAAGGAGCCTTGGTACGAGAAACGGTACGTGGTATAGCTTGCAGAGTGGATGACGAGTCTGGAATAGTCGTGCCCGAAGGAACGAGAACGCTGGCGGCTGGTGAGACAATCGTGACAGCCGGTGAAGTGGCATTACCAGGTCGCGGACGATTCCTACGATGCGTCGACTGTCGAGGTGAGAGCATACTTTTGAGCATGGAACAACGTGGCCGCTTCAGCGCACTCGCAAGAGAGGATAACATTAGCGGCGTTCACACGGCGAAGGCGTTGCTGAGCAAACGGCTACCACTAACGGTTAGATTGGTCCACGGGCAGCCACCGAGAGGCTTGAAATCATCGTCCCAGTTCGTGCCGGAGCTAAGGCTCCTTTCGACCTTCGAGGAGGAACACGTGTTCGCATTGCCCttacagagagagggagcagCGGTGGCGTTGCCATTGGCGGCACCTTTGAAGTTGGTCAAGGCGAGAAACGAGGAGGCCCTGAGATTGATGCAAGAATTCACGAGGTTGATCGAACGAGCCTCACGGCTCGTAGCCGACGTTGCCGATCGTGCTCACGTTCTCGACGGTCGCTTGGGCGAGAGTAAGCCCTCGAGACAGACCAGAAGTGCATCGGGATTTCTCAGGCGATCCTCGGCCAACTCGGAAAATGCTCCTCTCGGTCATCATAGGAACAACAACGGcagtcatcatcatcatcatcatcattatcacaGTAGTGGTCATCAGACATCCTCCGGTCACGTCGGATACCGGGACGAAAATCGCGTGCCACCTTCTTCCTGCACCGAGGATTACGACGAGATAGATCAGATTTACGATTACGTTCGCGGCTTCGCGCCATTGCCGAAAAGCGTCAGGTCTCCCTACGAAAGCCCACTGAGCCCCGGCCAAAGTTCAAGTCCACCGTTGACACCTGTCACCGTCACGATCGCGCCATTGCTAGACGACAGACCGGAACCACCACCGATCGAGACAATCCCAACGAAGAAGATACAAGctgaaaagagaacgaggcGAGCGGTTAAGGAAGCTCCACAGCCGAAACTGGAGAAGCCACCTTTGGCAAAGTTGTACGTTAAGAATAGCGGCACCCAGAGAGGACGTCCTTTGATGAGGCAAAAGAGCGCCTCGCCGTTAAAGGAGACACCGCCAGGCTACAAAGGTGGCTCTCCTCTCTTCAACATACGTTATAAAAGTCTAACGAATTTGCAGCAGGCTATGGAACTCGATGGGACTCTAGACTCCAGTCATTCAGGTGGTAGGACGTCCGGTGATTCCGGTGCGGGTGCTAAGCTTCCAGAAAAGAG aTCGCGGCGTTTGAGCAGACCACGGTCGTTGACGAACTTAGTCTGGGAACTTCGAGGTGGAAGCGGGCTTGGATGTACGAGACCGGAAACGCCACCACCCGCGACCACGGCACCATTACCACCGACCAAGTGCGGACCCCGTTTGGCTGTCACGGTCGTAGCACCTCGACGAGTCGGCACGCTCTACCTCTAA